One window from the genome of Amaranthus tricolor cultivar Red isolate AtriRed21 chromosome 9, ASM2621246v1, whole genome shotgun sequence encodes:
- the LOC130823116 gene encoding plant UBX domain-containing protein 7 isoform X2, giving the protein MEDILSPTDKQTMVSSFLEIAVGQTADTARQFLQATSWKLEEALQLFYVGNESGIVASSSFFAPEESAASHIDKSPSGSDDGLAKEINDVSGSDDVRPPLPVIREALYDDSMLASRIGYQSHVPSSVVAFRNFEEERKHSAVWESDQGGSSTESSRDNLAALYRPPFALMHQGPFEKAKLAAAAEDKWLLVNLQSPTEFSSHMLNRDTWANETVAQTIKTNFIFWQVYDDTSEGKKVCTYYKIESVPVVLVIDPVTGQKMRLWSGMVHPDRLLEDLLPFMEAGPTKHLSLVSHKRPRESSHVSSQKVQVETNEEDEELQRALAVSMENMNHLDQVVSEEKDMTTANEDEKNCSIKKPVYPLLPEEPKGDRNLICRVGFRLPDGKRVQRSFLRTDPIQLLWSFCSTQLGESESKPFRLTHAIPGAAMSLEYDSTLTFEESGLSNSMISVTWE; this is encoded by the exons ATGGAGGACATTCTCTCTCCCACTGATAAACAAACCATGGTATCCTCTTTCCTCGAAATCGCCGTTGGTCAAACCGCTGATACCGCCCGCCAATTCTTGCAG GCAACTAGTTGGAAGCTAGAAGAAGCTCTTCAACTATTTTATGTTGGTAATGAAAGTGGCATTGTGGCATCTTCATCATTTTTTGCCCCTGAAGAAAGTGCAGCTTCTCACATCGATAAGAGCCCTAG TGGATCTGATGATGGTTTAGCAAAGGAAATCAACGATGTAAGTGGCAGTGATGATGTCCGTCCACCTTTGCCTGTAATTAGAGAGGCTCTATATGATGACTCTATGTT AGCATCAAGAATAGGGTATCAATCACATGTACCAAGTTCTGTAGTCGCTTTCCGTAACTTTGAAGAGGAAAGGAAACACTCGGCCGTATGGGAATCCGATCAAGGTGGTAGTTCAACAGAGAGTTCTCGAGATAATCTTGCTGCTTTATATCGACCTCCTTTTGCTTTAATGCACCAGGGTCCTTTTGAAAAG GCAAAACTTGCTGCTGCTGCTGAAGACAAGTGGCTCCTGGTGAATTTGCAGTCTCCTACAGAATTTAGCTCACACATG CTTAACAGAGACACCTGGGCAAATGAAACTGTGGCTCAAACTATCAAGACCAATTTTATCTTTTGGCAG GTATATGACGATACAAGTGAGGGCAAGAAGGTTTGCACTTACTACAAAATCGAATCTGTTCCTGTTGTCCTTGTCATTGACCCCGTAACAGGGCAAAAAATGCGTTTATGGTCTGGCATGGTACATCCTGACCGATTACTAGAG GACCTGCTACCCTTCATGGAGGCTGGTCCAACAAAACATCTTTCCTTGGTTTCTCATAAACGACCAAGAGAGAGTTCTCATGTGTCTTCTCAAAAAGTCCAAG TTGAAACTAATGAAGAGGATGAGGAGCTGCAACGAGCTCTTGCTGTATCAATGGAGAACATGAATCATCTAGATCAAGTGGTTTCCGAAGAAAAAGACATGACCACTGCAAACGAGGACGAAAAAAATTGCTCTATCAAAAAACCTGTGTATCCCCTTCTTCCCGAAGAACCCAAAGGAGACAGAAACCTCATTTGCCGTGTTGGATTTCGTCTCCCTGATGGGAAAAGAGTTCAGCGCAGTTTCCTGCGTACCGATCCTATACAG CTGTTGTGGTCGTTCTGCAGCACACAGCTTGGAGAGTCCGAGTCAAAGCCATTCCGCTTGACACATGCAATCCCTGGAGCTGCAATGTCTTTGGAATATGATAGCACATTAACCTTTGAAGAATCAGGACTTTCAAACTCCATGATATCAGTTACTTGGGAATAA
- the LOC130823116 gene encoding plant UBX domain-containing protein 7 isoform X1 — MEDILSPTDKQTMVSSFLEIAVGQTADTARQFLQATSWKLEEALQLFYVGNESGIVASSSFFAPEESAASHIDKSPSGSDDGLAKEINDVSGSDDVRPPLPVIREALYDDSMLYGASRIGYQSHVPSSVVAFRNFEEERKHSAVWESDQGGSSTESSRDNLAALYRPPFALMHQGPFEKAKLAAAAEDKWLLVNLQSPTEFSSHMLNRDTWANETVAQTIKTNFIFWQVYDDTSEGKKVCTYYKIESVPVVLVIDPVTGQKMRLWSGMVHPDRLLEDLLPFMEAGPTKHLSLVSHKRPRESSHVSSQKVQVETNEEDEELQRALAVSMENMNHLDQVVSEEKDMTTANEDEKNCSIKKPVYPLLPEEPKGDRNLICRVGFRLPDGKRVQRSFLRTDPIQLLWSFCSTQLGESESKPFRLTHAIPGAAMSLEYDSTLTFEESGLSNSMISVTWE, encoded by the exons ATGGAGGACATTCTCTCTCCCACTGATAAACAAACCATGGTATCCTCTTTCCTCGAAATCGCCGTTGGTCAAACCGCTGATACCGCCCGCCAATTCTTGCAG GCAACTAGTTGGAAGCTAGAAGAAGCTCTTCAACTATTTTATGTTGGTAATGAAAGTGGCATTGTGGCATCTTCATCATTTTTTGCCCCTGAAGAAAGTGCAGCTTCTCACATCGATAAGAGCCCTAG TGGATCTGATGATGGTTTAGCAAAGGAAATCAACGATGTAAGTGGCAGTGATGATGTCCGTCCACCTTTGCCTGTAATTAGAGAGGCTCTATATGATGACTCTATGTTGTATGG AGCATCAAGAATAGGGTATCAATCACATGTACCAAGTTCTGTAGTCGCTTTCCGTAACTTTGAAGAGGAAAGGAAACACTCGGCCGTATGGGAATCCGATCAAGGTGGTAGTTCAACAGAGAGTTCTCGAGATAATCTTGCTGCTTTATATCGACCTCCTTTTGCTTTAATGCACCAGGGTCCTTTTGAAAAG GCAAAACTTGCTGCTGCTGCTGAAGACAAGTGGCTCCTGGTGAATTTGCAGTCTCCTACAGAATTTAGCTCACACATG CTTAACAGAGACACCTGGGCAAATGAAACTGTGGCTCAAACTATCAAGACCAATTTTATCTTTTGGCAG GTATATGACGATACAAGTGAGGGCAAGAAGGTTTGCACTTACTACAAAATCGAATCTGTTCCTGTTGTCCTTGTCATTGACCCCGTAACAGGGCAAAAAATGCGTTTATGGTCTGGCATGGTACATCCTGACCGATTACTAGAG GACCTGCTACCCTTCATGGAGGCTGGTCCAACAAAACATCTTTCCTTGGTTTCTCATAAACGACCAAGAGAGAGTTCTCATGTGTCTTCTCAAAAAGTCCAAG TTGAAACTAATGAAGAGGATGAGGAGCTGCAACGAGCTCTTGCTGTATCAATGGAGAACATGAATCATCTAGATCAAGTGGTTTCCGAAGAAAAAGACATGACCACTGCAAACGAGGACGAAAAAAATTGCTCTATCAAAAAACCTGTGTATCCCCTTCTTCCCGAAGAACCCAAAGGAGACAGAAACCTCATTTGCCGTGTTGGATTTCGTCTCCCTGATGGGAAAAGAGTTCAGCGCAGTTTCCTGCGTACCGATCCTATACAG CTGTTGTGGTCGTTCTGCAGCACACAGCTTGGAGAGTCCGAGTCAAAGCCATTCCGCTTGACACATGCAATCCCTGGAGCTGCAATGTCTTTGGAATATGATAGCACATTAACCTTTGAAGAATCAGGACTTTCAAACTCCATGATATCAGTTACTTGGGAATAA